DNA from Daucus carota subsp. sativus chromosome 1, DH1 v3.0, whole genome shotgun sequence:
aaataaaaatttatcatataaatatttgctctggaaaaatttatcaaagattttatgggatttttaataaaattagagTGTAATCGGCAAATgggtgattttttttaaaaattaatcaggaattaattgataatttatattaataaatcggAGATTTTTAGAACATCAAGTTGAGCTTATATAGGGCCTTTTgggttattttaaaataagtgcttcttacttaaaataaataagagtagaagttagaagtaagttaagacttataagtgattaaagtatttggTATATAAGTGTAAGCCCCGAAACAAAACTAGAAACCGGCTTCTAAGTCGTTGCCGAACAGCCCCATgatactaaaattatttttgttaaaaaaacaacATTCGATGCGTAGCACAGGTTGAGAAGGAATTATTTTAACACCAATAGGAGGTCATCTCTAAATTTTAAACTACTGATATCCATTCTCCGACTTTCTTTCCATAAAATTTTAAccaatatattaattacataCAAGTTACAGTTAaccaatacaatttttttaaaataaaatataactaatatttcaaatgttatgaatttaattattcTTTCGAATTcttatacttataaataatgaaaaagagAACTGATTTTCCAAAATATATtgcaatatataaattaatcagttttatattatttaagattttatcaaattcttGCGCGATCTTTATCCCTGTTCAAACGGCAACGGGGATCAAAAAGCACATTAATACTAGATAGGTGTTGGTACAAATTCAGAAATCATGATGAAACTGAATCCAAATTATTCAGATTTTTGGTTTGAAATTGGGTGCAGAAAATTGCATTATATGATGTTTGAACCGATAATCgatttatatgtaatatttatttgaaaagtaaatataattttctattttttatttaacataatAAGGGGATATTTTATAGTTGATCAAATCtagagtattaaaaaataatatttgtttaaaaaaaaattatatctatgtttatgtaataaaattgtGTAAATGatgacaaaataatatataattaaatttatatattaacataattatttttattttaaaaaacattcGGTGCGTAGCACGGGTAAAACCCTAGTAAAGGTAAAATACCTAGACAAGGATAATAAAGATTCTGATCAAACTGATGATCTAATCCCTATATGGACCCAAGACCCACTAGTTTTAAAAGAAAAAGGTTagcattttttctttttgtgatcAGTtgagtatttttttatattgaatTTAAGACCTTAGAATATGATTGGAGCGATGTGCATGAGATTACAAATGAAAACCAAAGTGTAAAGTATTTCTTGTCTctgcataattttttttggttaaacAGCTATTAATATCATTGTAGTATAGTGTAGGTACACAAGTAGAAGTTTTTTTTAGCTTTAGAAATGGTAGTCTGGAGTGATCATCAGATATTATGTGTAATTAAAATGGCACATATGTTTATTGAATTGCTTACATATAATTGTGTCAACCTCTTGAACATGTATATTAACCTTCACGGTGTTCAGTTTGATGCATTGAAAGGAACACTTCGTCACTTTAGCCTGATTCCACCAGGTGGTGGCGGCATTTTGGTGCATTCTCTTGCTAGTGTTGCTTCCTTGCTGAAGGTACAAGATGTTTATTATCTTTATCTTGCAATAATGGTTTTACAGTGTTTGTACGGTGAATGGTGACGAATACCGTGCTTTATACTCTTTATTTTGTGTTGACATTCAGGTTAAGGAGGCTGACCGATCAGGTGATGGTATTGAATCTTTAATTAACAGAGTTGAGAGTTTCCTAGCTGACGGGAAACTCTTGGAAGCAGCTGATACTCTAGAGGATGGCCTTAAAGGTAGTGAAGCATCAGGAGTAGTTGCTGATTGGGTTCAAAAAGCAAGAAACAGAGCAATCACAGAGCAGTCATTAACTTTTTTGCACTCTTATGCTACTGCAGCCAGCCTCAGTTAAATCCAATTATGTAGTCTATGGCCCTAACTTGGGATAATAATGAGAATACACTTTGCGCGGCATGTCCAAATCAATTCATTTGTAAGTTGATTGCACTCATTTCTCAAAGTGGGTAGTTTTGTATGATCAATATATGAAAGTTACATCCCAGAAAACTATTGCTTCCAGCTCCGTCATCCTAAAGAGCTGGATCGTCACACTCGAATCTCCAGCATACACGGTCATGCTTGGTTGAGTGGTATGGTATAGGATCCGAATGCTAGGTGAAGGAAATTGCAGCTACAAGGGAAAAGCTTTCTTTTGGCTTCACCTCTGTCTCTTACAACGATTTCACAATCTATTCTTGTAAACTGTCTGTACTCCATTCACTCGGCAACTTGAACTTTAAAAACAGTACCAAGTAAAGACAACACTgcattatattaatatacaaaaGTGTTGGCAAGAAGGAACATGCAATACTCGACTAAAAAAACAATTTCTACAGGCACTATTGAAAGGCTTATTAGGTGTATCTTACTggatatttgtatttatttaaactGTCAATTTAGAAGCATGTCTTTTACATTCTCTTAAAAGTAACGGTACAGTATTTGGATATTCTCTGCTATTGGTGCTTCACTCAAATTCAACTCTCCTTGGCTTAGttggattttaaagtataaataataattgtgaATAATTGAATATTATTGCCCAGCCATCTATATAACATACGTATAATTGGTTCGTCTCATGGGCCTCACATGCAGATTTTCCTTCACAATCAAATATACCATGTGAAATCCGATGTATAGtcggtttatattttaaatctttaattaaAGTCCCGTTATTTCCTTTATCACGAAATCATGAATCAGCATAGAAAAAgatcaataaatttaattcatCCCTGTCCtcccaaaatttgaaaattttaggtTATTGCTTATTTAATCAAAATGATGTTTTTAAATTGAGATATCAATTAATATAGTATGATAATCAATGTTTAAAAAATTCCCGATTTAACCCATTAATCTCCTGCAATGTTGCTGAGCGTTTCGATTTTTGTAATCTCATTAATCTCTATAAGTTTTTCTTAatcgaaaatatataataatttattaaaattataatactatCACCTTAAATATGagagtaaatatatatttgttaataattaactaatatactaataaataaacattaactaatattgtaatattaaaatatattcgatTTTCACTCTGATTAATCTTTCCGATTAATTTCTGATTTTCAATTaatcttaaattaataatttaattaattaggtCCAATTCGCTATTTACGTAGGACAGATGATAATATGTAATATTGTAATTCACAGATCACAATAAACAACATCAGCAAAATTCAACCACCAgctgggattttttttttgttgaagcaCCACCTTGAATTAGTAAAAGGTATAGTCcattaaaagaaaaggaaaagagtgTGCGAATTAATTTGTAGGCGCTGTCGGTGTTACTCTCACAGCACAGCTTCTAGTAGTtagcatctctctctctctctctctctctctctctctctctctctctctctctcgtgtaGACATACATTATATAGATATACACACTctaccatctctctctctctctctctctctctctctctctctctctctctctctctctctctctctccgtaTATACGCACAACAATATCTCTATATCATCCATATTGTTGTGAGTCTTGAGCTTCAACTATCTTTTCTTCGCTTCTTTCCTACGAAATGCATTGACAAgatctccctccctcccctttagctctctctctctctctgcgtTTATACTGTCCCAATTGTCAGCTACCTACTTCATTCAATCTGTTCTCCAGATCTTCCTAGCTTATCTCAATCCTCACTTAACTCATTCATGTGTAATGTTCTCAATTCTGTATAATTTCTCATTTTCAGTTCATATTTACCTGCTCTTCTGAGTATTCCCATTACTTTCTCAATTTGTTGTTACTACTGTTACTTTGATTAATTCACTTGCACTGATCTTCAATTACACAATCTATATGTATTAATGTATGAATTAGAACTAACCTGCCATGATTTAGATGCAGATCACTAGTGATTCGCATTTGAGCACGAGTCGTTACTAATTTGATTGATTGCGATGTGATATGTGCGTTTTTATTTATACCAGTTAATGTGAGTTAGGTTTCTAAAAGTTTTGGTATTGCAGGAAGCTAGCTTCGCTTTGTAACTGTATTTTGGAGGTAGATCTTGAGATCTAATTAGCAAAGCTGGCGGCTACAGTAGCTTGGAGAGGGGTTGCTGCCAGCAATGGCACAGCCCTGTCATCTAATGATCTGGTACGGACTTCATTTATACTTCGATGTTCTGATCTCACATCACTCGTATATTTTGAGTATTAGTTTTGGAAGTTGGATGGCTGGTCAGTTGTGATCACAATGTTATGTTAAGAAATTTGCTATTTGGTTGTGTTTTTAACTTGTTTCTTCAAATGGAGTGATAAGGGTTGTTGTAGATGCTATTATTAGGTGGAGGGTCTATGTAACAACTTGATATATATGCCATTCTAGATATGACGACCAGCCAAATCTTGAAAATGAATATACAATTAAGATGTGTGGATTTTTGTGGTCGGATTCAAACATAATGATGAATTGGGAGATTTGTGAATCTATGTTAAACATCTGAATCAATGTAGTACAAACATCTGTATCAATGTAGGAAGAATTTGCAAATCTAGATCTTGAGAATCCCATAGTTATAGAAGGTTTTTTGCTCTTAGATTCTGAGTTTTTGCTTCCTACATGTCAATATCTTTATGGTTGTACTTTCATCCTACATAATCATTCTTTTGCTGATATATTGTATTGTTTCAGGAAAGAAATGGGGATGCTAAATCTCATGACCAAGAGCCTCCAACACCACATTCACTCTTAAAGATGAGTTCGAGGTTGGTTATACTTGCTATAAACATTGCCAATGCAATGAAATTCGTCATCTGTAACTTTAACCAAATAAGACTTCTTTCCATAAACAAAATGTGCTTGTATTATGGATGATTAAATATAGGGCTAAAAAGCCCCAACTTGGAAGTAATTTGAGCTCGAGAGCGTGTCAATTCTTCTGTTTCCTTAAGACTTCTTTCCATAAACAAAATGTCCTTGTATTATGGATGATTAAATATAGGGCTAAAAGGCCCCAACTTGGAAGTACTTTGAGCTTGAGAGCTGTGTCATTGCTTCTGTTTCCTCATGTTACATATCCGTCCTTGCAgatttagttatatatatatatataaactaaatcTAGCTTTGAATCCTTTGGTCGGGTTCCCAATTGCATTTGTGATCCAGATATAAATTGTTTATTAACTCTTCTTGTCAAACTAGAAGATTTTCACGAGACTGATTTTTGTTGGAGTCGCtgcaagttttatttaattGCTAAGCTCTTCTCTTATAAAAGTTCTGATGGCCACTTGGTACATGTATCCATAATGTTAAAATACAGGACTTTATCTAGAACCAATAAAAAGCACCACAGATTTTGTAAATCTGCTTTAACAAGGACTTGTCTAGATTTTTTCAACCATTTTTTCCTGCGCAATGACAATTGCAGAATTGCAGGCTATCACTTTTGTTTTCTAAACATTTTCTCTATTTAACACGGATTCAGTTGCTTAATCTGTTTAGGTTATACAATCTCTTATGGGGtatagtatattttataattttatgattgAGATTTTGGTTATAAATATCTTTCTTTCGAAATTAATTGCAGGGAGCGCAGTAGCATGGAGGATCCAGATGGAACTTTAGCTAGTGTTGCTCAATGCATTGAGCAGTTGCGCCAGAGTTCCTCATCTGCACAAGAAAAAGAGTTCTCCTTAAAGCAACTATTGGAGCTTATTGATACACGTGAAAATGCTTTCAGTGCTGTTGGATCACATTCCCAGGCAGTTCCAGTGTTGGTATCCCTTCTTAGATCAGGATCACTTGGGGTAAAAATACAGGCTGCTACAGTTTTAGGGTCACTGTGCAAGGAGAATGAACTAAGGGTGAAGGTATTGCTGGGGGGTTGCATTCCACCACTTCTTGGTCTACTCAGGTCTAGCTCAGCGGAAGCTCAGATCGCTGCAGCGAAGACGATATATGCTGTTTCTCAAGGTGGTGCTAAGGATCATGTTGGCTCAAAGATATTTTCAACTGAAGGAGTTGTGCCAGTTCTGTGGGGGCAGCTTGAGAAGGGATTGAAGGCTGGAAACGTGGTTGATAACTTACTGACTGGAGCTTTGAAAAACCTTTCAAGCAGCACTGAGGGTTTCTGGTTTGCAACAATACAAGCTGGGGGATTAGATACACTTGTAAAGCTGCTTGCAACTGGACAATCTAACACCCAAGCAAATGTTTGCTTTCTCCTTGCATGCATGATGATGGAGGATGCATCTGTTTGTCCTAAAATTCTGGCCGCTGAGACTACCAAGCAACTCCTAAAGCTACTAGGGCCCGGAAATGAAGCCTCGGTCAGAGCAGAAGCTGCTGGTGCTCTAAAATCTCTATCTGCTCAGTGCAAAGAAGCAAGGCGGGAAATCGCAAGTTCTAATGGTATACCCGCTTTGATAAATGCTACAATTGCTCCTTCAAAAGAGTTTATGCAAGGTGAGTATGCACAGGCTTTGCAGGAGAATGCAATGTGTGCTCTTGCAAATATATCTGGTGGTTTGTCATTTGTCATCTCAAGTCTTGGCCAAAGTCTTGAATCCTGCACGTCGCCTGCACAGGTAGCTGACACGTTAGGGGCATTAGCTTCTGCACTAATGATTTATGACAGCAAAGCAGAAAGTACAAGAGCTTCAGATCCTGACGATGTTGAGAAGACTCTTGTGAAGCAGTTCAAACCTCGCTTGCCATTTCTTGTGCAGGAGCGTACAATAGAAGCTCTTGCCAGTTTGTATGGAAATTCCACACTTTCTGGTAAACTTGCAAATTCTGATGCAAAGCGTTTGCTAGTTGGTTTGATCACAATGGCAAGCGATGAAGTTCAGGATGAGTTGATACGATCACTTCTGGTATTGTGTAACAATGAAGGTACACTATGGCATGCCCTTCAGGGACGTGAGGGAATTCAATTATTGATCTCTCTTCTTGGGCTGTCATCTGAGCAACAACAGGAGTGTGCCGTCGCATTACTTTCCCTTTTATCCGATGAGAATGATGAAAGCAAATGGGCCATCACAGCTGCTGGAGGTATACCTCCACTTGTTCAGATATTAGAGACAGGATCTCCAAAAGCCAAGGAAGATTCTGCAACAATCCTCGGAAACCTCTGTAATCACAGTGAAGATATTAGAGCATGTGTTGAAAGTGCTGATGCTGTTCCTGCTTTGCTGTGGCTATTAAAGAATGGAAGCTCCAATGGCAAAGAAATTGCTGCAAAGACATTGAATCATCTGATCCACAAATCAGATACAGCAACCATTAGTCAGCTCACCGCATTACTTACAAGCGATCTACCCGAATCTAAAGTGTATGTTTTAGATGCACTAAAAAGTTTGCTATCTGTGGCCCCTCTTAGTGATATGTTGCGTGATGGAAGTGCTTCAAACGATGCTATCGAGacaatgattaaaatattaagttctACCAGAGATGAGACACAGTCTAAGTCTGCATCAGCTCTTGCTGGAATATTTAATCTTAGAAAGGACTTGCGTGAAAGTCCCATAGCTGTTAAGACTGTTAGGTCGGTCATGAAGCTTTTACATGTAGAATCCGAAAGCATATTGGCGGAGTCTACTCGTTGCCTTGCTGCAATATTTCTGTCAATTAAGGAGAACCGTGACATGGCTATGATTGGGAGAGATTCATTGCCTACACTAGAGGTGCTTGCAACTTCGTCTTCACTGCAAGTTGCAGAGCAGGCCATTTGTGCTTTGGCTAACCTTCTTTTGGATAGTGAAGTTTCAGAAAAAGCCAAGCCTGAAGAAATTATTTTGCCTTCTACTAGGGTATTGCGTGAAAGCACAGTTACTGGAAGGAGCCATGCAGCAGCAGCAATTGCCCGGCTTCTGAGTTCTCGTAAAATTGATGCTGAGATTGCTGACTGTGTGAACCGTACAGGAACAGTGCTTGCATTGGTTTCGTTCCTAGAATCAGAAAATGCCGGGACTGCTGCCATATCAGAGGGGTTAGAGGCACTTGCCATTATATCGAGATCTGGAGGAGATAAAGGACAGAACAAACCTGCATGGGCAGTTCTGGCTGAATTCCCAGATAGCATAATCCCGATCGTTTCATGCATTTCTGATGCAAACCCCTTGTTGCTTGATAAGGCTATAGAAATATTGTCACGGATTTCTTTGGCTCAACCTGTTGTTTTGGGGAACAATATTGTGAGTGCTTCAGGGTGTATCTCGTCAATTGCTAGACGGGTAGTTAGCTCTTCAAAGGAAGCAGTAAAGATTGGAGGCACCACCCTTCTTGTTTGTGCTGCCAAAGTAAATCTTCAGAGAGTTGTAGATGATTTGAATGAATCATATTCTTGCGCATATCTCATTCAGTCCCTTGTAGGAATGCTGACCTACACAAAAAATCCTCTGGTTGGTGACCAGGGAAGTAATGAAGGCGTAAATATTCTTGGGCATGCTGAAGAACTAAAAGCTGGTGAGAATGAGACGAGTAGATATGTCATCTATGGTTCAAATACCGCAATATGGCTTCTCTCTGCTCTTGCTAGTAATAACGAAAAGAGCAAAACTCAGATCATGGAAGCAGGTGCCATTGAAGTTCTAACTGAGAGAATCAATCAGTGTTTATCAGAATATTCTCAGGTATCTGTATCTGGTTTGTTGGTCACCCCTGTCCTCTTCTTCTCTCCGTCTCTctgtgtatattatataatcagACTAATAATGCTTGCCTTCTCATTTGATCTTTCTTAAACtagagatttaatatatataattgcttTTGATGGGGCTGCTTAGCATTGATAAATCTGTAGACCCTAAAAAACCATAAAATATGGTCATAAATTTAATACAGAATTGGAATCTGTAATCCCTCATACTTTTATCTCAGTATATCcctttcattaaaaaatttccAATATATAGGTCTTTTTGTTTTCATATTGGTCCTTGCTGAATTTGACTGTACATTTTTGAACCAGTCCTTACAGTTGTCTTATTATGTTAAACTATGCAGGTCGATTCTAAAGAGGAAAGCAGCATTTGGATATGTGCTTTACTTCTAGCAATTCTATTTCAAGATAGAGATATTATACGTGCGCATGCAACAATGAAATCTGTACCTGTACTGGCTAATTTGTTGAAGTCAGAGGAGGCAGCAAACAGATATTTTGGTGCACAAGCCATTGCCAGTCTAGTATGCAATGGTAGCAGGGGGACTCTTCTATCAGTCGCTAATTCAGGGGCTGCAGGTGGACTCATTTCACTGCTTGGGTGTGCTGATGCTGATA
Protein-coding regions in this window:
- the LOC108201126 gene encoding protein CELLULOSE SYNTHASE INTERACTIVE 1-like codes for the protein MSSRERSSMEDPDGTLASVAQCIEQLRQSSSSAQEKEFSLKQLLELIDTRENAFSAVGSHSQAVPVLVSLLRSGSLGVKIQAATVLGSLCKENELRVKVLLGGCIPPLLGLLRSSSAEAQIAAAKTIYAVSQGGAKDHVGSKIFSTEGVVPVLWGQLEKGLKAGNVVDNLLTGALKNLSSSTEGFWFATIQAGGLDTLVKLLATGQSNTQANVCFLLACMMMEDASVCPKILAAETTKQLLKLLGPGNEASVRAEAAGALKSLSAQCKEARREIASSNGIPALINATIAPSKEFMQGEYAQALQENAMCALANISGGLSFVISSLGQSLESCTSPAQVADTLGALASALMIYDSKAESTRASDPDDVEKTLVKQFKPRLPFLVQERTIEALASLYGNSTLSGKLANSDAKRLLVGLITMASDEVQDELIRSLLVLCNNEGTLWHALQGREGIQLLISLLGLSSEQQQECAVALLSLLSDENDESKWAITAAGGIPPLVQILETGSPKAKEDSATILGNLCNHSEDIRACVESADAVPALLWLLKNGSSNGKEIAAKTLNHLIHKSDTATISQLTALLTSDLPESKVYVLDALKSLLSVAPLSDMLRDGSASNDAIETMIKILSSTRDETQSKSASALAGIFNLRKDLRESPIAVKTVRSVMKLLHVESESILAESTRCLAAIFLSIKENRDMAMIGRDSLPTLEVLATSSSLQVAEQAICALANLLLDSEVSEKAKPEEIILPSTRVLRESTVTGRSHAAAAIARLLSSRKIDAEIADCVNRTGTVLALVSFLESENAGTAAISEGLEALAIISRSGGDKGQNKPAWAVLAEFPDSIIPIVSCISDANPLLLDKAIEILSRISLAQPVVLGNNIVSASGCISSIARRVVSSSKEAVKIGGTTLLVCAAKVNLQRVVDDLNESYSCAYLIQSLVGMLTYTKNPLVGDQGSNEGVNILGHAEELKAGENETSRYVIYGSNTAIWLLSALASNNEKSKTQIMEAGAIEVLTERINQCLSEYSQVDSKEESSIWICALLLAILFQDRDIIRAHATMKSVPVLANLLKSEEAANRYFGAQAIASLVCNGSRGTLLSVANSGAAGGLISLLGCADADICDMLDLADEFSLVRYPEQVALERLFRVEDIRVGATSRKAIPALVDLLKPIPDRPGAPFLTLGLLLQLGKDCPSNKILMVEAGALEALTKYLSLGLQDATEEAATDLLGMLFSTAEIRRHEAAFGAVSQLVAVLRLGGRGARYSAALALESLFSADHIRNAESSRQAVQPLVEILNTGLEKEQHAAIAALARLLSENPSRALAVADVEMNAVDVLCRILSSNCSLELKGDSAELCCVLFGNTKIRSTLAAARCVEPLVSLLVAEYSPTQHSVVRALDKLVDDDQLAELIAAHGAVIPLVGLLYGHNYVLHEAISRALVKLGKDRPSCKMEMVKAGVIESVLDILHDAPDFLCAAFAELLRILTNNATIAKGPSAAKVVEPFFVLLTRAEFGPDGQHSALQVLVNILEHPQCRADYTLTSHQVIEPIIPLLDSPAPPVQQLAAELLSHLLLEEHLQKDSVTQQVIGPLMRVLGSGIHILQQRAVKALVNIALIWPNEIAKEGGVSELSKVILLADPSLPHVLWESAASVLSSILQFSSEYYLEVPIAVLVRLLRSGSESTVVGALNALLVLESDDATSAVAMAESGAIEALLELLRCHQCEETAARLLEVLLNNIKIRETKATKSAIVPLSQYLLDPQSQAQQARLLATLALGDLFQNEVLARSADAVLACRALVNLLEDQPSEEMKVVAICALQNLVMYSRSNKRAVAEAGGVQVVLDLIGSSEPDTSVQAAMFVKLLFSNNTIQEYASSETVRAITAAIEKDLWANGVVNEEYLKALNALLGNFPRLRATEPATLSIPHLVTALKTGSETTQEAALDSLSLLKQAWAACPAEVSRAQSTAASEGIPLLQYLIMSAPPRVQDKADHLLQCLPGTLTVTIKRGKNIKQSVGNPSVFCKLTLGNTPSRETKIVSTGPNPEWDEPFQWQFESPPKGQKLHISCKNKSKMGKKSFGKVTVQIDRVVTQGAAAGEYFLLPESKSGSKRSLEIEFQWTNSNNMPQSEA